A single window of Syntrophotalea acetylenica DNA harbors:
- a CDS encoding DUF5320 domain-containing protein: MPRGDGTGPMGYGPLTGRRMGYCAGFDMPGFAYGAGFGMGRGRGGGRAMAWRRGFGGWGFPAAYPVPGPIAQAPDSNQLKAQIDALEQSLTVLKQQLEAMEKSSE, from the coding sequence ATGCCACGTGGAGATGGAACAGGACCGATGGGATATGGGCCGTTGACCGGTCGGCGGATGGGGTATTGCGCCGGTTTTGATATGCCTGGCTTTGCCTATGGTGCAGGTTTCGGCATGGGCCGGGGGCGCGGCGGTGGCCGGGCCATGGCCTGGCGGCGCGGTTTTGGCGGGTGGGGTTTTCCTGCTGCCTATCCTGTACCGGGTCCAATCGCGCAGGCTCCGGACAGCAACCAGCTCAAGGCTCAGATCGATGCGCTTGAGCAGTCGTTGACGGTGTTGAAACAGCAGCTTGAGGCCATGGAGAAAAGCAGCGAATAA
- a CDS encoding cation diffusion facilitator family transporter — protein MTEVCVQRAQTARLQRGQRIALLATAATFGLAVGKALVGWHYNSPVLIADAFHSGADLLAIFASFFGLWLAAKEKTERFPYGLYRAETFVTLLAGAVICWAGLELIPEGLDKLGHAAGRGTMPLVPMLASAVSMVVSLAIALAERHVGRAINSQSLQVNAGESFLDIATSSVVLAGLLLDYLGIRYIEGAVILLIAFLIIKLGWSSVRQSFLALLDANLDPRLTHAIEACVNSIYGVKGISEVRIRQAGPFRMVDCVIYTSPTLPLYRAHHLADLAEQAIRKQSEHIESVFVHVEPATDHELTAIVPVKDIKGLESRVHGHFGRAPFFVVLRLHAQGEEIEDFYSNQFLDQKKFIGLKVIKTMLAQKIDLLFTPRIGEISFYMLKDNLVDIYQVAEDQSVSEVIARFREKQLPVLSEPTHSVEESLVE, from the coding sequence ATGACTGAGGTCTGTGTTCAACGAGCCCAGACGGCCCGGCTTCAGCGCGGCCAGAGAATCGCCCTGCTGGCGACGGCGGCCACCTTTGGTCTGGCCGTCGGCAAGGCTCTGGTGGGCTGGCATTACAATTCTCCGGTGCTGATCGCCGACGCTTTTCACAGCGGTGCGGATCTGCTGGCGATTTTTGCCAGCTTCTTTGGCCTCTGGCTGGCCGCCAAGGAAAAGACCGAGCGGTTTCCCTACGGTCTTTACCGGGCGGAAACCTTTGTCACCCTGCTTGCCGGGGCGGTGATCTGCTGGGCGGGACTGGAATTGATTCCGGAAGGGCTGGACAAACTGGGGCATGCTGCGGGCAGGGGAACCATGCCATTGGTACCGATGCTGGCCAGCGCCGTTTCCATGGTGGTATCCCTGGCGATCGCTTTGGCGGAAAGACACGTCGGCCGCGCCATCAATTCCCAGTCGCTGCAGGTCAATGCCGGCGAATCGTTTCTTGATATCGCGACCTCGAGCGTGGTGCTGGCGGGATTGCTGCTCGACTATCTGGGTATCCGTTATATCGAGGGGGCTGTCATTCTGCTGATCGCCTTTCTGATTATCAAACTGGGCTGGAGCAGCGTGCGGCAGTCTTTTCTGGCGCTGCTGGACGCCAACCTCGATCCCCGGTTGACCCATGCCATCGAAGCGTGTGTCAACAGCATCTACGGTGTCAAGGGCATCAGCGAGGTGCGTATTCGTCAGGCCGGCCCGTTTCGCATGGTCGATTGCGTCATCTATACCAGTCCCACCCTGCCTTTGTATCGCGCCCACCATCTGGCGGATCTGGCCGAGCAGGCCATCCGCAAGCAGAGCGAACACATTGAATCGGTTTTCGTGCATGTCGAGCCGGCCACCGATCATGAATTGACCGCTATCGTTCCGGTCAAGGATATCAAGGGACTGGAATCCCGGGTACACGGTCATTTCGGGCGTGCGCCCTTTTTCGTGGTGCTGCGTTTGCATGCGCAGGGCGAGGAAATCGAGGACTTTTATTCCAACCAGTTTCTCGACCAGAAAAAATTCATCGGCCTGAAGGTCATCAAGACCATGCTGGCGCAAAAAATCGACCTGCTGTTTACCCCCCGTATTGGCGAAATTTCCTTCTATATGCTCAAGGACAATCTGGTCGACATCTACCAGGTGGCCGAGGACCAGAGTGTCAGCGAAGTCATTGCCCGATTCCGCGAAAAACAGCTGCCGGTCCTGAGCGAACCGACCCATTCCGTCGAAGAATCCCTGGTGGAATAA
- a CDS encoding RimK family protein: MPLDTLIVVDDPAAWPIDIPGTELVKARHYLTDPGYQNRRRVKVFNLCRSYRYQSLGYYVSLLAQARGHRPLPDVSAIQDLKSNSMIRTVSDELDDTIQKSLRPLRSGEFILSIYLGRNFAKRYDRLSQQLFSLFPAPFLRACFAYNPKREKWQMQNIMPLAASEIPEEHRAFALEKAVEYFQRPRPRTQRHGRARFDLAILTNPDEAEPPSNTRALQRFLHAARQVGFSAEIIGRNDFGRLAEFDALFLRETTSVNHHTFRFARRAVAEGLVVIDSPESILKCTNKVFLAELLRRHHIAVPDTLILHRPAPEPVIASLGLPCILKQPDGSFSRGVLKVDRAEDLRQELIHLLAHSDLVIAQRYLPTTFDWRIGIFDRQPLYACRYYMAARHWQILRHDLDGRLLDEGRWETLPIQDVPAGVVSTALKAANLIGDSLYGVDLKQVGRRVYVIEVNDNPNIDAGVEDAVLKENLYRIIMQGLMRRVEMRKGIPGK, encoded by the coding sequence ATGCCTCTCGACACCCTGATCGTGGTTGATGACCCGGCCGCCTGGCCTATCGATATCCCCGGCACGGAACTCGTTAAAGCACGCCACTACCTGACCGACCCTGGATATCAAAACCGGCGGCGTGTCAAGGTTTTCAACCTCTGTCGCTCCTACCGCTACCAGAGCCTGGGGTATTACGTCTCGTTGCTGGCCCAGGCCCGCGGTCACCGTCCGCTGCCGGATGTCTCGGCGATTCAGGATCTGAAATCGAACAGCATGATTCGTACCGTGTCGGACGAACTGGACGATACGATCCAGAAAAGCCTGCGTCCCCTGCGTTCCGGAGAATTCATCCTCAGCATCTACCTTGGACGTAATTTTGCCAAACGCTACGACCGACTGAGCCAGCAACTGTTCAGCCTGTTTCCGGCACCGTTTCTGAGGGCCTGCTTCGCCTACAACCCCAAACGGGAAAAGTGGCAGATGCAGAACATCATGCCGCTGGCCGCCAGCGAAATCCCCGAAGAACATCGAGCATTTGCCCTCGAGAAGGCCGTCGAATATTTTCAGCGTCCCCGACCGCGAACGCAGCGGCACGGCCGGGCGCGCTTCGACCTGGCTATCCTGACCAACCCCGATGAAGCCGAACCGCCATCCAACACCCGAGCCCTGCAGCGCTTTCTGCATGCCGCCAGGCAGGTCGGATTCTCAGCAGAGATCATCGGGCGCAATGATTTCGGCCGCCTGGCCGAGTTTGACGCGCTGTTTCTGCGAGAAACGACCAGCGTCAATCACCACACCTTCCGTTTCGCCCGCCGCGCTGTCGCTGAAGGCCTGGTCGTCATCGACAGTCCGGAGTCGATTCTGAAATGCACCAACAAGGTATTTCTGGCAGAACTGCTGCGCCGACATCACATCGCTGTGCCGGATACCCTGATCCTGCACCGCCCCGCCCCGGAACCGGTGATCGCCAGTTTGGGACTGCCCTGCATTCTGAAACAGCCGGATGGTTCCTTTTCCCGCGGCGTGCTCAAGGTCGATCGGGCAGAAGACCTGCGTCAGGAACTTATCCACCTGCTGGCCCATTCCGACCTGGTGATTGCCCAGCGCTACCTGCCAACAACTTTCGACTGGCGCATTGGCATCTTCGATCGTCAGCCATTGTATGCCTGTCGCTATTATATGGCGGCCCGGCACTGGCAGATCCTGCGCCACGATCTTGATGGCAGGCTGCTCGACGAAGGCCGCTGGGAAACGCTGCCAATCCAGGACGTCCCCGCCGGGGTCGTTTCCACGGCGCTCAAGGCCGCCAACCTCATCGGTGACAGTCTGTACGGGGTGGACCTCAAACAGGTGGGCCGACGGGTCTATGTCATCGAGGTCAATGACAATCCAAATATCGATGCAGGAGTGGAAGACGCCGTTCTCAAGGAGAACCTGTATCGCATCATCATGCAGGGATTGATGCGGCGGGTGGAGATGCGCAAGGGGATTCCGGGCAAATGA
- a CDS encoding glutamate-cysteine ligase family protein: MTTSRRLHLFEGIGVELEYMLVDRQSLAVAPMADRLLAAQAGHLTDEVEAGPLRWSNELVLHVIELKTNGPAAGLTELAPIFQEGVAAVNRRLETFNARLMPTAMHPWMDPARDSRLWPHDNSLIYQTYHRIFDCRGHGWANLQSCHLNLPFCGDAEFGSLHAAIRLLLPILPALSASSPFMDGRFSGLLDTRLQVYRDNQKRIPMITGRVIPEAVFSRRTYREQILWPLYRAIATDDPQGVLQEEWLNSRGAIARFERGTIEIRTLDVQETPVADLAIAAAVVATLKALTKQRWQSPAKMRDWPVEPLAEILSATIRDAEQAVIGNRAYLSMFGLDRDRATAKELWRHLVTTLGREQWGELKSFLPELTTILDRGPLARRILDALGKHPGLDNIAAIYRALCDCLGKGRMFLAE, from the coding sequence ATGACAACATCCAGAAGGCTGCATCTGTTCGAAGGCATTGGCGTGGAACTGGAGTACATGCTCGTCGACCGGCAATCCCTGGCGGTGGCACCCATGGCCGACCGGCTGCTGGCCGCCCAGGCCGGGCATCTTACGGACGAAGTGGAGGCCGGACCGCTGCGCTGGTCCAACGAGCTGGTCCTGCATGTGATCGAGCTGAAAACCAACGGCCCCGCCGCCGGCCTGACCGAGTTAGCGCCGATTTTTCAAGAAGGTGTTGCCGCGGTCAACCGGCGTCTGGAAACATTTAACGCACGGCTGATGCCCACCGCCATGCACCCCTGGATGGACCCCGCCAGGGACAGCCGTCTGTGGCCCCATGACAACAGCCTTATCTACCAGACCTACCATCGGATTTTCGACTGTCGCGGCCACGGATGGGCCAACCTGCAGAGTTGTCACCTCAACCTGCCGTTTTGCGGCGATGCGGAATTCGGCAGTCTGCACGCCGCCATTCGCCTGCTGCTGCCGATCCTGCCGGCACTGTCGGCCAGCTCGCCTTTTATGGACGGTCGCTTCAGCGGGTTGCTCGACACCCGCCTGCAGGTTTACCGCGACAATCAGAAACGTATCCCGATGATTACCGGCCGGGTAATCCCTGAAGCGGTGTTCAGCCGGCGGACCTACCGGGAGCAGATCCTGTGGCCACTCTACCGCGCCATCGCCACCGACGACCCGCAAGGCGTTCTGCAGGAAGAATGGCTCAATTCGCGGGGTGCCATCGCCCGGTTCGAGCGGGGCACCATCGAAATACGCACCCTGGATGTGCAGGAAACGCCGGTGGCCGACCTGGCGATTGCCGCTGCCGTGGTAGCCACGCTCAAAGCCTTGACCAAACAACGCTGGCAGTCGCCGGCAAAGATGCGGGACTGGCCGGTGGAACCACTGGCGGAAATACTTTCCGCCACCATCCGCGACGCCGAACAAGCTGTCATCGGCAACCGCGCCTATCTCTCTATGTTCGGTCTCGACCGCGACCGTGCCACGGCGAAAGAGTTGTGGCGGCACCTCGTAACCACTCTGGGGCGGGAGCAATGGGGGGAATTGAAATCGTTTCTGCCGGAGTTGACAACCATCCTGGATCGGGGGCCACTGGCGCGGCGCATCCTTGATGCCCTGGGCAAACATCCCGGTCTGGATAATATAGCCGCAATCTACCGAGCCCTGTGCGACTGCCTTGGCAAAGGCCGCATGTTTCTTGCCGAGTGA
- a CDS encoding N-formylglutamate amidohydrolase: protein MTCTPRIFVSCEHASNRIPVRYRHLFEDRRAVLETHRGYDIGILPFAESLAAAFQAPLLVANVSRLLVDLNRSAANRTLFSEFSRHLPFSEQQLLQQHYHRPYWRTAKDIVAGIIAQNDRALHLSVHSFTPILNGKVRNADIGLLYDPSRSAEKLFCRQWQKALAATQPTLRIRRNYPYRGNADALVTSLRQNFGENSYLGIEIEINQAIPLSGKNTWARLQQALIAALRKTLRNINA from the coding sequence ATGACTTGCACGCCCCGGATTTTTGTCAGTTGCGAACATGCCAGCAATCGGATTCCAGTGCGATACCGGCACCTTTTCGAAGATCGGCGGGCCGTACTCGAAACCCATCGTGGATACGATATCGGCATACTGCCTTTTGCCGAAAGTCTGGCGGCAGCCTTCCAGGCACCGTTGCTTGTCGCCAATGTCAGCCGCCTGCTCGTGGACCTCAACCGGTCTGCCGCCAACCGTACGCTGTTTTCCGAATTCAGCCGCCACCTGCCTTTCTCGGAGCAGCAACTGTTGCAACAACACTACCACCGGCCCTACTGGCGCACCGCCAAAGACATCGTCGCCGGCATCATCGCTCAAAACGATCGCGCGCTGCACCTTTCGGTGCACAGCTTCACGCCGATCCTCAACGGAAAGGTCCGCAATGCCGATATCGGCCTGCTGTACGACCCGTCGCGGAGCGCCGAAAAATTGTTTTGCCGCCAGTGGCAAAAAGCCCTCGCGGCAACACAACCGACACTGCGCATCCGTCGTAACTACCCCTATCGCGGCAACGCTGACGCCCTGGTTACCTCTCTTCGCCAAAATTTTGGGGAAAACAGCTATCTCGGCATCGAAATCGAAATCAACCAGGCCATCCCGCTCAGCGGCAAAAACACTTGGGCAAGGCTGCAACAGGCATTGATCGCAGCGCTGCGCAAAACCCTGCGAAATATCAACGCATGA
- the hcp gene encoding hydroxylamine reductase, translating into MYCHQCEQAAKGVACTVTGVCGKQPETAALQDNLLQGLRGLAYYANEARKQGKKDLQIDKFMLAGLFAIVTNVDFDPKHLEELIARCYNMEKKAMDLAGTSCCGIGKLVSGIKEAFKPGVPADAKDWKPTSDLIKQGESYSIEHLHADPDVRSAIEILIYGLKGMAAYAHHAMILGKTDDEVFAFFHRALAATCDPNLGLMDFVNLAMECGKVNLTVMGMLNEANIGHYGKPEPTMVNTGTRKGKGILVSGHDLKMLEEVLKQSEGKGINVYTHGEMLPAHGYPGLKKYKHLAGNFGGAWQDQAKEFPEFSGAIIFNTNCIQRPADSYKDRLFTWDCVAWPGVRHLEGWDFSEVIDKALACPDLPEAPGKEIMVGFGHDAVLGVADKVIEAVKAGAVKHFFLIGGCDGAKPGRNYYTEFAEKVPKDCVILTLACGKYRFNKLDFGDIGGIPRLLDVGQCNDAYSAIQIAIALAGAFECGVNDLPLSLILSWYEQKAVVILLTLLHLGIKNIKLGPTLPAFVSPNVLNYLVENFNIAPISTPDADLKEILG; encoded by the coding sequence ATGTACTGTCACCAATGCGAACAGGCGGCAAAAGGCGTAGCATGCACGGTAACCGGCGTATGCGGCAAGCAACCGGAAACGGCGGCGCTGCAGGACAACCTGCTGCAGGGCCTGCGGGGTCTGGCCTACTACGCCAACGAGGCGCGCAAACAAGGCAAAAAAGATTTGCAGATCGACAAGTTCATGCTGGCCGGGCTGTTTGCCATCGTGACCAATGTCGACTTCGATCCCAAGCACCTTGAAGAACTCATCGCCCGTTGCTACAACATGGAAAAAAAAGCCATGGATCTGGCCGGAACCTCCTGCTGCGGCATCGGCAAGCTGGTGAGCGGCATCAAGGAAGCCTTCAAACCCGGGGTGCCGGCGGACGCCAAGGACTGGAAACCGACTTCCGATCTGATCAAACAGGGGGAAAGCTACAGCATCGAGCATCTGCACGCCGATCCGGACGTGCGTTCAGCCATTGAAATCCTGATCTACGGCCTCAAAGGCATGGCGGCCTATGCCCACCATGCAATGATCCTGGGTAAAACCGACGATGAAGTTTTCGCCTTTTTCCACCGGGCGCTGGCCGCCACCTGCGACCCCAACCTGGGACTGATGGATTTCGTCAACCTGGCCATGGAATGCGGCAAGGTCAACCTGACCGTCATGGGGATGCTCAACGAGGCCAATATCGGACATTACGGCAAACCCGAACCGACCATGGTCAACACCGGTACCCGCAAGGGCAAGGGAATCCTGGTTTCCGGACACGACCTGAAAATGCTGGAGGAAGTTCTCAAGCAAAGCGAGGGCAAGGGCATCAACGTCTACACCCACGGGGAAATGCTGCCGGCCCACGGCTATCCGGGTCTGAAAAAATACAAGCACCTGGCCGGCAACTTCGGCGGCGCCTGGCAGGACCAGGCCAAGGAATTCCCCGAATTTTCTGGCGCCATTATCTTCAATACCAACTGCATCCAGCGTCCGGCCGATTCCTATAAAGACCGCCTTTTCACCTGGGACTGCGTAGCCTGGCCCGGCGTCAGGCATCTGGAAGGATGGGACTTCTCCGAGGTTATCGACAAGGCCCTCGCCTGCCCCGACCTGCCCGAAGCACCGGGCAAGGAAATCATGGTCGGTTTCGGCCACGACGCGGTGCTGGGCGTAGCCGACAAGGTCATCGAAGCGGTGAAGGCCGGCGCGGTAAAACATTTCTTCCTCATCGGCGGTTGCGACGGCGCCAAACCGGGGCGCAACTACTACACCGAGTTCGCCGAAAAAGTCCCCAAGGACTGCGTGATCCTGACTCTGGCGTGCGGCAAGTACCGTTTCAACAAACTTGACTTCGGCGACATCGGCGGCATTCCACGCCTGCTCGACGTGGGACAGTGCAACGACGCCTACAGCGCCATCCAGATCGCCATCGCCCTGGCCGGCGCCTTCGAATGCGGCGTCAACGATCTGCCTCTGTCGCTGATTTTGTCCTGGTACGAGCAGAAGGCGGTGGTCATCCTGCTGACCCTGCTGCACCTTGGCATCAAGAATATCAAGCTTGGCCCCACCCTGCCGGCCTTTGTTTCGCCGAACGTATTGAATTACCTGGTGGAAAACTTCAACATCGCCCCCATCAGCACCCCGGATGCCGATCTCAAGGAAATCCTCGGCTGA
- a CDS encoding diguanylate cyclase domain-containing protein — protein MTLRLRTFCLVAVTLLGFYAVLYGISSTIFLGSFKRLEHKYMLQRVELARRVVNSLLETQSLYVRDWAYWDDTYAFMQDGNRQYVRSNLPVATFLQLDAELFLYFGPDGSLFEGFWHNGSNVVTAPPAAWVAAIQESGRFSRLSAKHPPASGLIGVEGRPLLVAAAPILNSNAMGPGRGTLLVGRFLDDRRLQQAARPAGLNLSLVSRPNDVPVSAASPVAVRTEGADAISGYVLIADDAKRPAAVLRVQDARWIYRQGKAGQHYLMANLAAAAVVFLIVLMHLMHRLVLARLKRLDRGLARIRDAGEADLRLTVEGNDELGMIAVSMNETLDRLQKVQQALRHEALHDPLTGLGNRSLFFQRAHSALQRLRENQSAGLAVLLIDIDHFKRINDTFGHGAGDELLTVAAERLGRCFRESDTLARMGGDEFAVLLDPVARKVDAVHLASRLLESLQEPAFHNGHPVRFAASIGVVFVGGGHIDIEQLLREADAAMYRAKREGRSRVVVFQQAMHEEFSAGLPL, from the coding sequence GTGACTTTACGTTTGCGAACCTTTTGCCTGGTTGCCGTGACCTTGCTGGGGTTTTATGCCGTTTTATACGGGATATCCTCAACCATTTTTCTCGGCAGTTTCAAACGGCTGGAACACAAATACATGTTGCAGCGGGTAGAGCTGGCAAGGCGGGTGGTGAACAGCCTGCTGGAAACCCAGTCCTTGTATGTCCGAGACTGGGCTTACTGGGATGATACCTATGCTTTCATGCAGGATGGCAACAGGCAATACGTGCGTTCCAATCTGCCGGTGGCCACTTTTCTGCAGCTGGATGCCGAGCTGTTTCTGTATTTTGGTCCTGACGGCTCCTTGTTTGAAGGCTTCTGGCACAATGGCAGCAATGTCGTGACGGCCCCACCTGCCGCCTGGGTCGCCGCAATTCAGGAAAGCGGAAGGTTCTCGCGTCTTTCGGCAAAGCATCCGCCCGCCAGCGGCTTGATAGGCGTGGAAGGTCGGCCCCTGCTGGTTGCCGCCGCGCCGATTTTGAACAGCAACGCCATGGGGCCAGGTCGCGGCACCCTGCTGGTAGGCCGTTTTCTCGATGACCGGCGTTTGCAGCAGGCCGCGCGGCCTGCCGGGTTGAACCTTTCCCTTGTTTCCCGGCCGAACGATGTGCCCGTTTCAGCAGCCTCACCTGTGGCGGTTCGCACGGAAGGCGCGGATGCCATCAGCGGATATGTTCTGATTGCCGACGATGCGAAGCGCCCGGCGGCTGTTCTGCGCGTTCAGGATGCTCGCTGGATTTATCGGCAGGGGAAAGCCGGACAACACTATCTGATGGCAAATCTGGCCGCGGCGGCGGTGGTCTTCCTGATAGTTCTGATGCATCTCATGCACCGTCTGGTTCTGGCGCGACTGAAACGTCTGGACCGGGGCCTGGCGCGTATCCGCGATGCCGGTGAAGCCGATTTGCGGCTGACGGTGGAAGGGAATGACGAACTGGGCATGATTGCCGTCAGCATGAATGAGACCCTGGACAGGTTGCAGAAGGTCCAGCAGGCGTTGCGCCACGAGGCGCTGCACGACCCTTTGACGGGGCTGGGCAATCGTTCCCTGTTTTTCCAGCGTGCGCATTCGGCCTTGCAGAGGTTAAGGGAAAACCAGTCTGCCGGTCTGGCTGTTTTGCTGATCGATATCGATCACTTCAAGCGGATCAATGATACCTTCGGTCATGGCGCTGGCGACGAACTGCTGACGGTAGCCGCGGAGCGCCTCGGCCGCTGTTTCCGGGAGAGCGACACCCTCGCGCGCATGGGGGGAGACGAGTTTGCCGTACTGCTTGATCCTGTGGCACGAAAGGTGGACGCCGTCCATCTCGCCTCGCGGCTGTTGGAATCCCTTCAGGAACCGGCTTTTCACAACGGCCATCCGGTGCGTTTTGCCGCCAGCATCGGAGTGGTTTTTGTTGGAGGTGGCCATATCGATATTGAGCAGTTGCTGCGCGAAGCTGACGCCGCCATGTACCGTGCCAAGCGGGAGGGCAGAAGCAGAGTGGTAGTGTTTCAGCAGGCCATGCACGAAGAGTTTTCGGCGGGGCTTCCGCTCTGA
- the gdhA gene encoding NADP-specific glutamate dehydrogenase translates to MTVTLDEKVSPIYQEVLARNPGEVEYHQAVREVLESLGPVLSKYPEFREYKIIERICEPERQIIFRVPWQDDQGRVHINRGFRVEFNSALGPYKGGLRFHPSVYLGIIKFLGFEQIFKNSLTGMPIGGGKGGSDFDPKGKSDSEIMRFCQSFMIELYRHIGENTDVPAGDIGVGGREIGYMFGQYKRITNKYEAGVLTGKGLTWGGSLVRTEATGYGTVYFVEEMLKARGDSLEGKVCTVSGSGNVAIYAIEKLFHLGAKVVACSDSNGVLFHEKGIDLDLLKQLKEVERRRVRDYASYHSDAVYTENGNIWDIPCQVALPCATQNELTGKDAEALVKNGCIAVGEGANMPTTPEGVSVFLDAKIAYGPAKAANAGGVATSALEMQQNASRDSWSFEHTEKRLHEIMINIHKNVAETAMEFGTPGNLVNGANIAGFIKVAKAMLAMGLV, encoded by the coding sequence ATGACTGTAACACTGGATGAAAAAGTCTCCCCCATCTATCAGGAAGTACTGGCCCGCAATCCGGGGGAAGTGGAATACCACCAGGCGGTGCGCGAAGTTCTCGAATCCCTGGGACCCGTTCTGAGCAAATACCCGGAATTTCGCGAATACAAAATCATCGAAAGGATCTGCGAACCGGAGCGCCAGATCATCTTCCGGGTACCCTGGCAGGACGACCAGGGCCGCGTGCACATCAACCGCGGTTTCCGCGTCGAGTTCAACAGCGCCCTTGGTCCCTACAAAGGCGGCCTGCGGTTCCACCCCTCGGTTTACCTGGGAATCATCAAGTTCCTCGGGTTCGAGCAGATTTTCAAAAACTCCCTGACCGGCATGCCCATCGGCGGCGGCAAGGGTGGCTCGGACTTCGATCCCAAGGGCAAATCCGACAGCGAAATCATGCGCTTCTGCCAGAGCTTCATGATCGAACTGTATCGTCACATCGGTGAAAACACCGACGTTCCGGCAGGCGACATCGGTGTTGGCGGTCGCGAAATCGGCTATATGTTCGGCCAGTACAAGCGCATCACCAACAAGTACGAAGCCGGCGTTCTGACCGGCAAGGGGTTGACCTGGGGCGGGTCCCTGGTGCGCACCGAAGCTACCGGCTACGGCACGGTCTATTTCGTGGAAGAGATGCTCAAGGCCCGCGGCGATTCGCTGGAAGGCAAGGTATGCACCGTTTCCGGTTCCGGCAACGTGGCCATCTACGCCATCGAGAAACTGTTCCACCTTGGCGCCAAAGTAGTAGCCTGTTCCGACTCCAACGGCGTGCTGTTCCATGAAAAGGGCATCGACCTCGACCTGCTCAAACAACTCAAGGAAGTCGAACGCCGCCGCGTCCGCGACTACGCCAGCTACCACAGCGATGCCGTCTACACCGAAAACGGCAACATCTGGGACATCCCCTGCCAGGTTGCCCTGCCCTGCGCAACCCAGAACGAACTGACCGGCAAGGACGCCGAGGCTCTGGTCAAGAACGGCTGTATCGCGGTCGGTGAGGGCGCCAACATGCCGACGACTCCCGAAGGCGTCAGCGTCTTCCTCGACGCCAAAATCGCCTACGGCCCTGCCAAAGCCGCCAATGCGGGCGGGGTTGCGACCTCGGCGCTGGAAATGCAGCAGAACGCCAGCCGCGACTCGTGGTCCTTCGAGCACACCGAAAAACGTCTGCACGAGATCATGATCAACATCCACAAAAACGTCGCCGAAACCGCCATGGAATTCGGCACCCCCGGCAACCTCGTCAACGGCGCCAACATCGCCGGTTTCATCAAGGTCGCCAAGGCCATGCTGGCCATGGGCCTGGTCTGA